The nucleotide window CTCCTGAAGATTTCCACCCACGGGTCGATACAGAGCGCAAGACAGGAGATCCCCCATGCGATTCGTGCTCATTGCCGCCCTTGCCCTCAGTGTTGTGGGCTGCACCCGTTGGTCGATGGACCATCATTTGAATAATGCCTACAGCGCCTACGAGCGCGGCAACTGCGAGCAAGTGATGCTCGAACTGTCCAAGGTCGATCGCGACAGCCGTTCCCGTCGCTACGTGCAGCCGGAAGTGTCGATGATGCGCGGTCAGTGCCTGGAGCGCCAGAAGCTGTTCATTGATGCGGCCCAGACTTATCAGTTCATCATCGCGTCTTACCCGCAAAGCGAATACGCCTACCGCGCCCGTGCCCGTCTGGAAACGTTGGAGAGCCTGGGGCATTACCCGACCCGCAGTGCGACGGTGGTGCGCCCGACCCGGTTCTGATTGAAGGCAGCGTTCAACGGCTGGCCGGCCGGCGTGGGTGAGCTATAGTCGAATAGATCGGTTTAGAGCCTTGTTTCTAATCGAGGTAACACCTGTGATCGGCAGCGGACGGATGGACTGTCGCACCGGGATCGGGGAGAGCGCGGCTTATGCCTATAAAGCAATAGAGCAGGCCCCGTTCCGAAGCATTAGTGCGGCCCTGCTTAAGGGCCTTGCATGGCGACTAACGCATGTTCACTGACCGCCGGATCGAGCGGCATCAACTGCCGTATTTTCTCAAAGTGTTCAACAGCGTCACCGACAAGCCCATCGGCTTTCTGGGCAATCTGTCCGAAGACGGGCTGATGCTGATCAGCCAGTTGCCGATCATGGTGGGCGCCGACTTTGACCTGCGCCTGAAAATCCCCATGGACGGCAACTGCCAGCAGGTGATCGACCTCAATGCCTGCTGCCTGTGGTGCCACGAAGACGCAACCCCCCACCACTATGACGCCGGGTTCAGCCTGCAACGGGCACCGCCGGAGTATGGGCAATTGGTCTCGGCGTTACAGCAGTACTTCAGCTTTCAGCCGCTGCCTGCCTCGGCCTGAAGGCTGCGGCGCTTTCACTATTGCTATCGCGAGCAGGCTCGCTCCCACAGTGGTAGGCGTTGATCACAACGCTTGTGTTCAACTCAAATCCCCTGTGGGAGCGAGCCTGCTCGCGATGGCGTCAATACAGTCGCCGGATATTTAAAGGTCAGGCCGTAGCAATCGCCCGCTCGTTATCCAGCGACCGCTCCACCAGCATCAACCCCAACTCACTCATCCGATAAATCGCCATCGCCAGATGCCGCGGCTTGTCGTCCAGGCTTTCAGCCAGGTCGAGCAGCAGAATGCTGACCGTCGAAAAGGTTTCGTAGGTCTCGATGGTCAAGGCTTCGGGGTTGGCATCGGGGACAACGGTGAACATTTTCATGGCACGGTCCTGGGATGAGCGCGACGGGGCGGTGTCGGGTTTTAGGTAGTGGTCGAGGGCCTTTTCGGCGGCGTCGTGGAGTTTTTTTGAATCGAGGGTGGCGTAGGGGGAAACCGGGTCGGTTTCGGGGGGATTGGGTGTGGCTTTGAACATAGTCATTTCTCCGAGGTGGTGCTGCCACCGACTCGCGACTAAACGAATTAGGGTGGCGGCTGAACGCAGGTTAGTCGACCGGTGGAGAAATGAATCCCGGCGCGCCCGGAGGCGCCCTGCGAACAGCCACCATCGAGTGCGGGGATAGGGAATACCCGACTGGATGACGCTTATACACATCATTTCTACCACCGGGCGACTAAACCCGACCACTGATTGGCAGCGGCACGGATCAAGTTACGGGACAGGCACAAGGCGCACAAGCCGGCGGATTCTGGCGGATCTGTAGGCAATGGCGCAACCCGTTGTAGCCGAGGGATGACGGCGTTGAAAGCTTCTGAAATACACCTTTACCGTGGATTACCGTTTATTGGAACTGTCAGATCTGTCAGGTGCGGGGGCCAGATGGATTGGCATTCAATAGTTCAAGAACGCTTCCGGGCAGAGTTTCCAAAATCGTGAAAATAACGGTGTCAGTCATGGATATAAACGAT belongs to Pseudomonas sp. B21-015 and includes:
- a CDS encoding tol-pal system YbgF family protein — translated: MRFVLIAALALSVVGCTRWSMDHHLNNAYSAYERGNCEQVMLELSKVDRDSRSRRYVQPEVSMMRGQCLERQKLFIDAAQTYQFIIASYPQSEYAYRARARLETLESLGHYPTRSATVVRPTRF
- a CDS encoding PilZ domain-containing protein — translated: MFTDRRIERHQLPYFLKVFNSVTDKPIGFLGNLSEDGLMLISQLPIMVGADFDLRLKIPMDGNCQQVIDLNACCLWCHEDATPHHYDAGFSLQRAPPEYGQLVSALQQYFSFQPLPASA
- a CDS encoding DUF6124 family protein, giving the protein MFKATPNPPETDPVSPYATLDSKKLHDAAEKALDHYLKPDTAPSRSSQDRAMKMFTVVPDANPEALTIETYETFSTVSILLLDLAESLDDKPRHLAMAIYRMSELGLMLVERSLDNERAIATA